A window of Longispora fulva contains these coding sequences:
- a CDS encoding TRM11 family SAM-dependent methyltransferase has translation MPEQAGTPDPAANRMSVWATAQQTGPAQRKGRYVPESTAHPARMLPAIAAHAIATYTRPGDIVLDPMCGIGTTIVEAMHAGRDGIGVEYEAQWAAVADLNVRHTQTAGATGRGMITRGDGTRLTAILPAHLHGQVALVVTSPPYGPAVHGHITAGPDGVTKTAATYGDRDDERGNLAHQTQNGLVDAFTHILRGCRVVLRPGGVVVVTARPYRKRGELIDLPSAVIAAGLAAGLEPVERCVALLAGVRAGKIIARPSFFQLQTVRKARAGGIPLHLISHEDVLVLRRPHDGRPGHPEVGEG, from the coding sequence ATGCCTGAGCAGGCCGGCACCCCCGACCCTGCGGCAAACCGCATGTCGGTGTGGGCGACGGCCCAGCAGACCGGACCCGCGCAACGCAAGGGCCGCTACGTGCCCGAGTCCACCGCGCACCCCGCACGCATGCTGCCTGCCATCGCCGCCCACGCCATCGCCACCTACACCCGCCCGGGCGACATCGTGCTTGACCCGATGTGCGGGATCGGCACCACCATCGTCGAGGCCATGCACGCCGGCCGCGACGGCATCGGCGTCGAGTACGAGGCGCAGTGGGCCGCCGTCGCCGACCTCAACGTCCGCCACACCCAAACCGCCGGTGCGACCGGACGCGGCATGATCACCCGCGGCGACGGCACCCGACTGACCGCCATCCTGCCCGCGCACCTGCACGGCCAGGTCGCGCTCGTCGTCACCAGCCCCCCGTACGGGCCGGCGGTACACGGTCACATCACGGCCGGACCGGACGGGGTCACCAAGACCGCGGCCACGTACGGGGACCGCGACGACGAGCGCGGAAACCTGGCGCACCAGACGCAGAACGGGCTCGTGGACGCGTTCACCCACATCCTCCGCGGCTGCCGGGTGGTGCTGCGCCCCGGCGGCGTCGTGGTCGTCACGGCCCGGCCGTACCGCAAGCGCGGTGAACTCATCGACCTTCCGTCGGCGGTCATCGCCGCAGGCCTCGCCGCGGGTCTGGAGCCGGTCGAGCGGTGCGTGGCGCTGTTGGCGGGGGTTCGCGCCGGCAAGATCATCGCCCGGCCGTCGTTCTTCCAACTCCAGACCGTGCGCAAAGCCCGCGCCGGCGGAATCCCACTGCACCTCATCAGCCACGAGGACGTACTCGTGCTCCGCCGACCCCACGATGGACGGCCCGGGCACCCGGAGGTGGGGGAGGGGTGA